The Melanotaenia boesemani isolate fMelBoe1 chromosome 3, fMelBoe1.pri, whole genome shotgun sequence genome contains the following window.
ACAGTCAGCTTtcgcttgttttgttttttgtttttttgttttttttttttttttgtttttttgccctATCTGGAAGTCAGCACGTTTTAGAAGAAGTTGAAGTGACCTTTACTTCAGTACAGGTCATATAAATTTTATGGGGATAGAAAGTGAGGCAAATGAAACACAACAATGCTTCTTATACATCAAACCTACAGTGGTTTAGATTTACCAAATCTAGTTTTCATCAAATTTTTGTATAATCTGTGTTTGTCAATTAAACTTTAACACATACATTCACAGATGACAGTAAACTGCTGCTGAATGCAGCTCTGTATATTGCAAcatctcttttctctgtttctgtacATGGATGTGACACATGTATGTTTGCCAAAGTATAATCTGTTGCTTTGAAGATGTTCTTGGTGGTCTGTTAAATTAGGCTTTTCAACTTTCACCTCTGACACACAAAACACGGCCTTCACTCGTAGTACAAAGTGTGACGATAATATTGACCCAAGCTGCCAGTTTGTCCATGAGAAAAACTTGCACTGGTGAcgtgatttattttttgtttttcaagatttgtgtgtgtgtgtgtgtcagcattGTGATAGcttgaaacatcataaaaaaaactagtGTGAAATAGGAAAGTTCAGCCTGTAAATTGAGATAAGAAATATGCATTATAACAAACCTAAAgtcaagaaaaatgaaaagttttatataattatatttatataattttgacTATgacaaaacttttcttttgttccaaCCTTTATCTTTGTCAGGGTGATGATTTTTCTTGTACAGTCCTTACTATAGCAAAAAGAGATTCAAGGTATTGCAGCCTCTACTCAAACACCCCTGCAGGTCACAGTTACTGCAATATTACTGATGTGAAATTCAGTGATGTACTAACCAATGATGCCAAAGATGCCCAGAATGTTAGGAGCAAATATCACCAGCATGTTGATCAAGGTGAGCAGAATCAATGCAATGGCAATGTGGCGTATCCAGTTGAAAGACTTGCTGGCAAATAACATCTGCAGAATGGCTCTACGCACCTGCAGATACAAATTTCATTCATGaaattgtgtttgtgtatttaaaaaaaaaaaacacaaaaatacaggTTTACTTACTGGGAACAACACAATGGGGACGGTGAGGGTGACAGCAGTGAGGACggccacacgcacacacaggatCAAAGTGTCATATGGATCAATGCGGCTGTAAGTGTGCAGCAGTTCAGTCTCCACGTTGTCTACGGGAACATCAAAAGGAACCAGTTCATGAATCTATGTCAATATCACCAAGTTACACGACCTTATAATACTGGACTGGAAGTATTTCATAGCAGACGGTCACCACAAGAGGGTGCTTCCACTTCATGTAACAATGCAAACACTGCATAttctattatttctttttggaacagaaaaaaaaaaaattgacacaAGCTAATAATTAAGTCATTTGGAAGAAGTTGGGTTCTAGAAAACCCTTTACCATGGAATAAAACATgcttttcatgtgttttgttaTGTGCGTGTTTAGTGTGAATTTTAAATATCTCATCAATACTCTACTTTTGCCAAATTATTTAACTTAtagacaaaatatattttttcttgaaACTATGTAAAAAGATCCAATTAATTTGCAATATGactaaatgagaaaataaagaacattaaaTATCAGAGTCCCCTTTGAAAGGCTTTTTGTTGCCGTTTCCTCTCTTCAAGAGTCTCTTTATTCCACCAAATCAAAGCTGTAGCAGCAATCCTTTAACCTCACTTTGAATCTTTTTCTGTCTATCTGGTTTGGGCAACAACTTTTGCATTTATTCACAGCtactgaagaaaaacagcattagAACGTCAGGGACAGCTGCTCTCACCGTAAAAGGTCAGGTAGCCAAAGAGAGCTGCCAGAAAGTACATAGTGTACATGACAAGGATGGAGAGGTTGGACACCTTTTGCATCTTCTTCTGTGTTGGACTGAAATCAGAAATTTGAAAGTTATGTGAATGCCACATTCTGCACTGACATGTTATCAAACATTGTAGGGTTTTAAAGAAATGACTCACTTGCGCAACTCAGTGTAGATGGGCAGGACTTCAGGGTggcaaacaaaagcaaaagccAAGATGGGGATTGTGTATGCTGTCTGTGAGGAAGTACATAAACACATGACTTTCTATTATTAGCTGTGCTGTACAGCCTTTccaaaaaagtgtgtgtgaactCAGTTTAGCAAGTACATCAAAAGACCTCAGCGTTCAAAAACAATGCAGAACCAGATAAACGAACTGCTCTTTGCCATAGCTGCCTGCCTGTGAGTTGATGGTCAACATGCGTGGGGTGCAGTGGTAGTCATCATCCCCATGAACCACATCGTTGCTGTGCTCATGCACATGGCTTGAAACATTCAGACTGAGGTGTGTAGCAGTGTTGTTGGCCGAGAACTCCTCAAAGGGGCAAGGAATCTGAAACTTCTTGAAGATAACCTGCAACACACAGATGTGAAAGAAgggttttttaaaaagaagcagtACAATCTGAGAAACAGCTTAAGGATGAAAGGACGTATCAGTCAgtaaacaaatgtaaatcaGTAAACAATCCATTGATAACAAGCTCAAAAAAGCACTCCAAACCAGATCAGGGTGACTCAGCTTCTAATTAATTTGCCTTAAAGTACCTCTTCATCTTAtcaaacacactgaaaatagGGACCAGGGTGGGAAAGAGACAAGGGTGGGAAAGTGGGCAACATGGGCCTATGTGCCAGAAAAAAATGAGACTGCATGAAGAGTAACTGTGATGATCTGCCACTGTGTGAGCTCGAACAGCTTACTGCGGTGAGAAAGAACACCATGCAGCTGAGTGAAAATCCACTGGTGTAACCAAGGtaacctgaaaataaaaagaccgAGACAGTCaaattaacagctgttaaacTGAACTTACAGCATGTGTTTAATGTAACACCTATTAGCTGTATTAGCAACACAAGAAACCCTTAAAGTTTCTAGATGGATCAACATTTCACACTTTCTGtttaggaaaaaaagaggaaaaaaaacacatcccaCATAATGACCTCACAGcaccctaaaaaaaaaagaaggaaaaaaaaacatgtttacactgTGATAATGAACAGATTGTGCCGGCCTTGAGGGTGCGATTAACTCAGGGAAAATTATGGACACCTGCTGCTTTCACCACCAGTGGCGGGATAAGAACGCACTAATTGCTTGATATTAACCTAACTGCTCCATCAGAATGTCATTACATAAGCTGACGTGATGTCAAAAAACTTTCTGGATTAACAAGATTCACatataaacaatgtttttctacaaaaaaaaaaaaaggaactgcatagaagaaacaaaacaatgtcaaaTTAACTGAGCTGGAAGATTAGAAACTTCTAAGAGGgtgtaaggaaaaaaaacttttgtgaaaaagaaaagatgctttatAGAGCTGCAGAAGTTAAAGGACTTGGTTTTGACTAACTTATAATGgggaataaaagaaattaaaaaaataatccgATAAGGCTCTAGAAGAAcatgtgctttttttcccccacatttGAAATTCTGGATTTCTAGATTTCTATTGTGCCCTGCACACCTTAGTTGCTCTGCCCGTAGTCCAGACAAACATAAGTGCACAATTTAGATGGCATCAGGTGCATGACTACTGTGTTTGTACAAAGCCTAATCAATCTATGCAAACCATAAATTTAGGTCAGGAGGAAACATTAGAAGGATTCAGCCTTCCATGTTTGAACCCTAAGATTATGAATCTATTGTGAACTAAAGCAGAGACTAGCTAATGTATTAgaaattttagttttatattacTGTTTATCAAATACTATAGAGTAACTTGGCCAATTTTTTACCAACATATTTAACTTTCATTCACTTTCAAGGTATTGCCAAACTGCTGCTCTTCACTGTTAATGTGATTTTGGATATatttacaattaaaatatttttcagagaGAAATCTGAGGTGTTAAAatgcctctttttttcctcatttagtGTACAGCACAGAGTTacaaaccacaagaacaacactGCACTGGAGCACACAGCTCACCATGAGGAGAACCTTGTTCTTACTGGGCAGCAGGCTACTGGTCTGTAAATTAGTTGGTACAGTCAATAGTGATCTGAATCAATAAATCATTAACAATGACAGCATCTTTTGCATATCATTTGTATATCAAATGAATGGCATTGGCGCTTTGTTTTTAGATCTGGCTCTGAATTTTAGACCTCTGCTTAGTTTGCCACTGTAGCTTGTTCAGTTTAAATCTCTGCTCTTTGGGAAGTGAAACTCTTAATTCAGAAGACAAAAGTGCAAACACTTCTAGTATCAAACTGTCCACAAATACATGTCAGTTTAGACAGTCATTTTAATAGGGATTGACATGCTTTTTTAATACTGTAAAGTAAGATCTTTATTATCTGGGAAAACAGTCACATAAATGtcacataaaacaaatataaaaaaaaagcttgaactAATAGAAGTTCATGtcagagtttatttttaaggtaaaacacttatttctatatataaaaaaaaacaacatataaataaataaacaatgtaaaatgatGCAGTAGCCTACAGTGGTGGTAGCATGAGATAATGAGACAATAAAAGTTGAAGTGGGGTGTGAGCAACCCACCAGTCTGAATTCTTATCAGCCTGGCGCTTATCTTTTTTCACGCTGATCAAACAGTAGTACAGTAGAATGTACACTTCCAGAAATAAGATTGGCGCCTACCATGTTTCATCAGCATTGACATAAGAGGAGCTGGACTGCTCTCGAATGAAGAGGCATGCACTGAATGGCTCAATTCAAATTCAGCCAACACAGTGGGTTAGAATTTGGAagcaacttttatttatttttccttgtatCTTATCTCAGGTTTTGTGCTTTCACCTTGAATATAGGTTATAAGCCTCATTCTCATCGGTTACAAAAAACCAATTGTATCTTAAACTAATACTCTCTCATTTAGTTAAATAGGTGTAGTTTCATTTGTTACTCACCGAGTTGTTTCATTAAAGCAAGGGGCAGGATGACACTGGCAGAAACCAAGATGACCAGGTAGTTTCCATTCAAGTACCACACACTAtttggggaagaaaaaaaaatctagtt
Protein-coding sequences here:
- the slc38a3b gene encoding sodium-coupled neutral amino acid transporter 3 isoform X2, translated to MMEPSQSELNILSNGKTHDLGDDIGIPMKTMLEEDQFDDPDGGLESEEFLPSADGKKPIRFTDFEGKTSFGMSVFNLGNAIMGSGILGLAYAMANTGILLFWFLLTAVAALSCYSIHLMLKSSGIVGIRAYEQLGYRAFGTPGKMAAGIAITLQNIGAMSSYLYIVKSELPLVIQAFLKTDSNSDVWYLNGNYLVILVSASVILPLALMKQLGYLGYTSGFSLSCMVFFLTAVIFKKFQIPCPFEEFSANNTATHLSLNVSSHVHEHSNDVVHGDDDYHCTPRMLTINSQTAYTIPILAFAFVCHPEVLPIYTELRNPTQKKMQKVSNLSILVMYTMYFLAALFGYLTFYDNVETELLHTYSRIDPYDTLILCVRVAVLTAVTLTVPIVLFPVRRAILQMLFASKSFNWIRHIAIALILLTLINMLVIFAPNILGIFGIIGATSAPCLIFIFPAVFYIRIVPKEDEPLNSLPKILAFCFAALGVSFMVMSLSFIIMDWTTGGGLAVGGH